The Bacteroidota bacterium region TGTATGTCTGATACGATCCAACCGATATCCGGTCGGTTGTCCATTACTTTCAGAATGGACTGATTTTTTGATGAGAATTTATCCTGATCGGTTAGCTTACCAAAACTTTCAAAAATAAATTGAGCACCCACAGGATCATTATTATCACCCAGATGAAATGCAGAAACTGGAATTTCCGGGATATCGATCTTGTTATCGGTCAGAACGGTGATTGTGCATTTGAATGAATGCCGGCGACTGATTTTTTTATGTATTTCGATAAAGTTCAACTCGGGAAAAACAGAAGTAAGCATTCGCCCCTTCAAGGAGGATACTTCTTGTTTTAGAAACCTGGAGAGGATAGGGTTACAATAAGCGATTTTACCGCTTAGATTTGTAATTAAAATTCCCTCAGAATTTATATCAAATACACTCCGTAATGGTTTAATAAAATCGAGCACACTTTTCATACAAAATAATTATTCCAGGCCCCATTCAGTAGCGATCCTGATCGCATCCGCGGCATTTCTCGCGTCCAGTTTTTTAAACAGATTTTTTTTATAAGAATTGATGGTGTTCAGGCGCAGTCCCAGGATTCGTGATATGTCCTTTGCGGAATGACCCATTCGGATATGACGAAGCAATTGAATTTCACGTGGTGACAAACTAATTCCAAAAACAGTTGAAGAAGGAATTTGTTCAGATTCGGCAGAGGAATCAATATTGTTTTGTTTCAACAATTGATTGAGAATCTTTTCTGTCAACTGTTTGTCTACAGATTTTTCATCTGTCACATCACGCGTGAAGACTATGGTATATAATACCTGGTCTTTTTCATCGCGCTCCAGGAAGTAACTTTCACCGTGTAACCAGCGCCAGCTGCCATTACGGTGTCTCCATCGGAATTCATACACAATCGGTTTGTGATCATGAATGAATGGCTCATTGTTCCACAGACTAATGCCTTTCAGAAATTCTTCTACGAGTCTCTTTACATCTTCGGGATGCGTCAGTGAAATCCCCAGAGCCCAACCATTGTCTATGAATTTTTGGGGATCCCACCCGATTATTTTTTCAAGAGCATCCGATACATACAATGTGGTTCTTGCCTGTACATTGGTAACCGTAACTAATTCGTCAGTTCGGTCACCAAGAGCTTTCAATAAATTAATCTGATTGTGAAAATGTTGCATGCGCTCTTCTGCCAGATCAATTTTTTCCTTGAATACAAAAAGTACTCCAATGGGTTCATTGTTGAGGTTGTGAAGCAAAGTGTAATTTACGGTAACCGTAAAGTTCTTATCATTGTTACCGGTGCAACTGATTACCCGAATAATGTTCTCTTGCGCGGAAAGTTCGCTTAACAATTTATCAAAGCGGAAATTTGGGTCGTGGCGGAGTTCCGTACAAAATTTTCCATTAACCTGTTCGATAGAATATCCAAAAAGCTCACGAATTGCCGGATTGGTATATAAAATTTTACCGTCAAGGCCGGTTACCATGATTCCATCTTTTGACAAATCATACAAAACTATGGAATGTTGTATGTAAGAGGACAATGATCGCATGATGGACATTTAATTTGAATGACATTGACTGAATAAGCAACGTTGCCTTCAATAGCAATTCACATTATGGTCTTTGGACTCTGAATCAGATTCAGGAATTATTTTTTAAAAGAGAACCAACAATGCATTTTGTTCAATTGAACAAGCAATTCAAATTGCCTTAACAGCATGAGATTTTATACTAGCCCAGTAATCTCAAGGTCAAATATATAAATCATCCGGAATTAAAAAAATTTTATTCCGTGAATGAAGAGGGGAAGGGTTTTTTGGGGTGTTATTAATTTTTGAAATCCCAGGTATGTTTATCCATTTCTTTCAGACAAACGACCAGCAATTCAATGCAGGAGGAGATATCCGTTTTATCGGCCATTTCAATCACCTGGTGAATGTGACGGGTTGGAATTGATATTGCTCCGGCAATAGCTCCTGTTTTTCCCATTCGCTGGATTCCGGCAGTATCTGTTCCGCCGGCTTGCAGAATTTCAGGCTGCCATTTGATTTTGTGTTTATCCGCTGATTTTTTCATGAATTCAACCATTCTTGCATCGCAAATAGTGGAAGAGTCCATGATTTTAATAGCAGCTCCTTTGCCCAATGCGGTTACTCTTTCATGCGGCTGTGACCCGGGTACATCATAGGCGATTGTCGTATCCAGCCCAATTCCGAAATCAGGTTCAATGTGGTGTGCCGCTACATTCGCCCCACGGATTCCTACTTCTTCCTGTACGGTAAAGACACCATAAACATCAAAAGGAACCTGTTTCAATTTGCGAAATGTTTCAATTAAAATAAAAACAGATACTCTGTTATCTATGGATTTGCAGTTGACACAATTGCCCATTTCAATCAACTGGCGTTCGCGTGTGATAGGGTCACCTACACGAACAAATTTCTCTACTTCTTTTTTTGACATCCCCAGATCAATAAAGAAATCTGTGATCTGTGCTGATTTATTTCGCTCTTCCGCGGTCATGATATGAATGGGTTTACTTCCCATGACTCCGACCAGATCTTTACGGCCATGTACGATCACACGTTGTGCGGTCAGTGTTTTGGGGTCAAATCCTCCAAGTGTATGAAAGCGCAAGAATCCGTTGTCATCGATATGAGTAACCATGAAGCCAATTTCATCCATATGCGCCGCTACCATTATCCGCTTATCATTTTTCCCTTTCTTGATGGCTGTAACGTTGCCCATTTTGTCAATGTGAACTTCATCTGCAAGTGGTTTGATTTCGCGCAAAACGATTTCACGAATCCGATTCTCGAAACCCGGCGCACCGGCTGTTTCACAGATTTCTTTCAGAAGTGGGAGGTTGAAGGACATTATGGATTATGGATTTTAGATTTTAGATTTTAGATTTTAGTTGTTAGTTGTTAGTGATACTTTGATTAACGGGTCAAGATAACAACAACTATTTCCAGATTATTTAACCCGACCGAGTTTAATCATGTTTGTACGGCCTTGTTCGGAAAGAGGAATGCTTGCGAGGTTAATAATTATTTCACCCTTCGTGACATAGCCTTTATCTTTCAGAATCTGTTGCAACTCATCAATGGTCTCATCAGTTGATACCCGATGATCATAGTAGAATCCGCGAACTCCCCACACAAGACTCAGCACATTGAGCAATGACGGAACGTCTGTAAAGATAAGGATATCTGCAAGAGGTCGTTGAGCGGCTACTTTGTAAGCGGTATATCCGGAACGGGTCATTCCTACAATCGCTTTTGCTGCCACCTGTGAAGCCATCACACATGCATTGTAACACGCGGAATCGGAAATGAAAGTACTGCTGGTGATATCGGGTTTAATATCTCGGTTGTAGTGGTAAGCTTTTGCTTCCACTGTTGAAATGATGTTTCGCATGTACTCCACCACTTTGACAGGATATTGTCCAACGGAGGTTTCTCCACTCAGCATCACGGCATCGGCGCCATCCATCACTGAGTTCGCGACATCATTGACTTCCGCACGGGTGGGAGCATAATTGGTGATCATGGTTTCCATCATCTGTGTTGCAATGATTACCGGCTTGGCGGCCTGAATACATTTGTTCACAAGCATCTTCTGGATGATGGGGACCTCCTGCATCGGAAGTTCGACTCCAAGGTCTCCGCGTGCAACCATTAATGCATCGGTTTCACGGATGATAAAATCAATTTCATTGAGGGCTTCCGGTTTTTCAATCTTCGCGATAACACGAATTTTTTTTCCTGCTCTTTTGATCATCGCTTTGAGATCCACTATGTCCTTTGCAGTCCGAACAAAAGAAAGTCCTATCCAGTCAACATTTTGCTCCAGTGCAAAACTCAGATCGTCAAGATCTTTGGCTGTCAGACTGGGAAGTGAAATTTTTGTTCTAGGGAGGTTGACACCTTTGCGGGAAGAAATTTTTCCGCGGCTTTCCGCGATAGCATGCACTTCATCCAAACGGTTTGTGCTGATTACCCGCAACTGAATTTTACCATCATCAATGAGTACAAGATCTCCTATTGCCACATCCTGCGGAAACTGCTGATAATTCATATACAGTTTCCCGTTTTTGCCGATACATTCATGAGATGTAAATACAATCTCCTGTCCTGCTTCGAGAACCATTTCATTGTTTTCCACTTCTCCAATGCGGAGTTTCGGCCCTTGTAAATCGACCAGGATAGAAATGTTGGCATTCAATTCCCGACTGATGGAACGGATATCTTCGATAACTTTTCGATGCACGGAATAATCGCCATGAGACAGATTCAGCCGGCACACATCCACTCCGGCTTCCATCAATTGTTTCAGCATTTCCGGGGAAGAAGAGGCGGGGCCGATAGTCGCGACAATTTTCGTTTTGTTAAAGGGGATCATAAAGTTGTTGGGAGTGATATTGAAAACATCATTATTATTTCGCAGGAGTAAAAATGTTTTCGAATGTTCTGATGATGGATTAAAAAACCAGATTTTCTTTTGATTTTAAATTTTTGGCTTCGAGTTTGTAAACACCAAGAACCATTCGAATTTCTTTTAACGCGGCAAGAATCAATGGTTCTTCAATTCGGGACATTCCTTTTCTTACAATTACAAAATAGTCAATTTGTTTTTGTTCCGGAATCAACAAGCCTTTTGAAGACCTGTTGGCGACAAGATAATATTCATCCTCTTCAGGTGTGATGTATTTAAAAAATGAAAATTCCTGATCTTCCATTCTTTTACCGTTGAAGACTTTGTAGTCTTCTTCCCGTTGTAAACGAATGTCAAGTTTCAAATTTAGTTCCCTGCAAAGTCTGTAATCTTTTTGTTGGCAAATGATACCAATCAGAAGAAAATCAAAATTATCTTCTTCTTTAAGTTTTATAATTGTCTTTGCCATTGCTTTCCGCCTGTGAAAATAACAATTGAAATGCAAAAATGATCAGAAAAGCAAAAGCATTAAGCATTTTCAATCGGGAATTGCTTTTTCAGCGAAATGCGGAGGAAATCAGGACAGCCCAAGGCTGGTGCAGGCTTTCTCCGCGGCAATTTGTTCAGCGCGTTTTTTGGAATAATCCTCCCCGCGCGAGAGTTCCTGTCCATCGATCATCAACCGTACACGGAGCAGGCGTTTTCCGCCGTTTTCCACTTCTTCCAGTAATTCAAATTCAACAGCTTTGCGTTCGCGTTGAGCCCAGTTGATCAGTTTGCTTTTAAAGTTAGCGTCGAGTTGTTCGATCTCATCCAAATCGATGTGGTGCTTGACAATTCTTTTCAGAATCAATTTACGTGTAACATCATAACCCTGGTCGATATACACCGCGCCGATAAGTGCCTCAAACGCGTCGCCATATGCGGAACGGTTTTTCGCGCCCGGATCAATGTTGCCGGTCATGAAGTGGTCGATACCGAGTTTCATCGCCAGGCGGTTGAGATGTTCACGATTCACGATACGGCTTCTCATTTCTGTGAGGAAGCCTTCTTCTTTAAATGGAAATTTTTTAAAGAGCATTTCAGCAATGACAGCGCCCAGCACTGCGTCCCCTAAATATTCAAGTCGTTCGTTACTGAGTTTTATTCCGCTGGGATGTTCTTCGGCTGTAGAGCGATGACGAAAAGCAAGGTGATAAACGGCAGTGTTTCCCGGATAAAAACCCAGGAGATTGCGTAGAGAAGAGGCAAATTTCTTGTCTTTGGAAAAGAGGTTGCGGATGTAAGAAGTGAAAATCAAGCGCTGAAATTTTAGGATTCAGGCTGCCGGTTTGAATCCGGGAGATCAGGAATACTTGCGAAAGATAACGGAAGCATTGTGACCGCCGAAACCAAATGTATTGCTCAGGGCTGCACGAACAGTCCGGTGCTGCGCTTTGTTAAAGGTCAGGTTCAGTTTCGGATCAAACGCGGGATCGTCGGTGAAGTGATTGATCGTAGGAGGAATGATTCCATGTACAACGGCCATAATACTTGCAATGGCTTCGATTGCTCCTGCAGCACCAAGCAGGTGACCGGTCATTGATTTCGTACTACTGATATTCATACGATAGGCATCTTCACCAAAAACTGTTTGGATTGCTTTTATTTCCTGAGGATCACCAATTGGAGTGGAGGTTCCGTGGACGTTGACATAATCGATATCCTTGGTCGACATACCTGCATCTTCAAGGGCAGCATTCATGACATTCGCGGCACCAAGTCCTTCCGGATGCGGAGCCGTCATGTGATATGCATCGGCAGACATACCGCCACCGACTAATTCAGCATAGATTTTTGCACCTCTTGCTTTTGCATGTTCCAGTTCTTCAAGAACAAGGCAACCGGCACCTTCTCCCATCACAAAACCATCCCGATCAAGATCGAAAGGACGTGAAGCGGTAGTCGGGTCATCGTTCCGTTGTGAAAGAGCTTGCAAAGCGTTGAATCCGCCAACACAGGTTTCATTCACTGTTGATTCCGAACCTCCTGAAATAATGATATTGGCTTTTCCTAAACGGATATAGGTAAACGCGTCAATCAGTGCATTCGTTGAAGAAGCACAGGCGGATACAGTGGTGAAATTCGGTCCGCGAAAACCGTATTTGATGGAGATGTGTCCGGATGCGATATCCGCGATCATCTTAGGAATGAAAAATGGATTGAAGCGTGGAGTACCGTCACCTTTGGCGAATGCGGAAACTTCATCCTGGAAAGTTTTTAAACCCCCAATGCCGGAACCCCAGATAACTCCGACTCTGTCGTGATTGACCGTTTCAAGGTTAATACCACTATCGACAATTGCCTGTTCGGCAACTACCAGTGCATAGTGGGAAAATCCATCAAGCTTACGGCCTTCTTTACGCTCAAAATAGTCGTTGATGTCAAAACCTTTTACTTCGCAGGCAAAACGGGTTTTGAATTTCGAAGCGTCAAATTTGGTAATCATACCAGCGCCACTGACTCCGTTAATGAGTCCGTTCCAATACGATTCAACGGAGTTGCCAAGGGGAGTAAGTGCGCCAAGGCCTGTAACTACGACTCGTTTCAGTTGCATTCCGGTATAAAAATTTGAGATGAATCAAACAAAGGGCGCTTCGTAACCCTAATGAAAGACCAACCAGATCCGGGAGCTGAAAATCAGCTAAAGGATCTGGTTGGGAAAATGGAAAATTATTTAGCGTTCTTCTCGATATAATCGATCGCCTGGCCGACTGTAGAAATCTTTTCAGCCTGATCGTCCGGAATAGCGATATTGAATTCTTTTTCGAATTCCATGATCAACTCAACGGTGTCAAGGGAATCAGCACCCAAATCGTTGGTAAAGCTGGCTTCTGTCGTCACTTCTTTTTCGTCAACACCAAGTTTGTCGATGATGATGGCTTTCACTTTTGATGCAATGTCTGACATGTTTGTGTCCTTTTAGGTGATTTAGATTAAATGTTGTGCAAAGTAAAATTTATTCGACTTAAAATCAAAATGGAGATTTTAGCCTTTTCGGAGCTTATTCAGAGTCACTGGTTTAAAGACTCATGACTCCAATTTTTCATTAAATACTATCATTTTTACTCTTTTCATATTCATTTCCCGCAGTATTTATTCGAAAAAGGAAGAAAGAGTTTAAAATGTCGTTTTATTGATATTGATTGTTTCCGTTTTCAAACTATGAATTTGCATTCGGAGGACAAAAATTAATGCATGAACATGCGCAGAAGGTAGAAAATCCCGGCTGCCAGCAGAGCAGATACCGGAATCGTGAGTACCCATGCCCAGATGAGTTGGATTGTAACACCCCAACGTACAGCACTCACCCGTTTTGTTACTCCAACTCCGATGATAGCACCGGTAATAGTATGTGTAGTGCTCACCGGTATTTTGAAATGCTGCGTACCGAAAAGTGTCAGAGCTCCCGCGGTTTCAGCACTAAATCCCTCAAATGGAGTCAGTTTGGTAACTTTTTGCCCCATTGTTTTAACGATTTTCCATCCGCCGATCATCGTTCCGGCTGCAATCGCGGTATAGCAGGCAAGAGGTACCCATTCGGGTAATTCCTTTATATCCCCAATAACTCCCTGCGACACCATTGCAGCGGCGATGATACCCATAACTTTTTGGGCGTCATTACCACCGTGACCAAGACTATAGGCAGCTGATGAAAGTAGCTGGAGCCTTCGGAACACCACATCCACTTTCGAAGGATTGAAGCGTTTACAAATATTAATTGTTATTACAGAAATAATATAAGACATCACCAAACCAATAACCGGAGCGAGAACAATAAAATATATTGTTGGCATTACTTT contains the following coding sequences:
- a CDS encoding PAS domain S-box protein; this translates as MRSLSSYIQHSIVLYDLSKDGIMVTGLDGKILYTNPAIRELFGYSIEQVNGKFCTELRHDPNFRFDKLLSELSAQENIIRVISCTGNNDKNFTVTVNYTLLHNLNNEPIGVLFVFKEKIDLAEERMQHFHNQINLLKALGDRTDELVTVTNVQARTTLYVSDALEKIIGWDPQKFIDNGWALGISLTHPEDVKRLVEEFLKGISLWNNEPFIHDHKPIVYEFRWRHRNGSWRWLHGESYFLERDEKDQVLYTIVFTRDVTDEKSVDKQLTEKILNQLLKQNNIDSSAESEQIPSSTVFGISLSPREIQLLRHIRMGHSAKDISRILGLRLNTINSYKKNLFKKLDARNAADAIRIATEWGLE
- a CDS encoding M42 family metallopeptidase → MSFNLPLLKEICETAGAPGFENRIREIVLREIKPLADEVHIDKMGNVTAIKKGKNDKRIMVAAHMDEIGFMVTHIDDNGFLRFHTLGGFDPKTLTAQRVIVHGRKDLVGVMGSKPIHIMTAEERNKSAQITDFFIDLGMSKKEVEKFVRVGDPITRERQLIEMGNCVNCKSIDNRVSVFILIETFRKLKQVPFDVYGVFTVQEEVGIRGANVAAHHIEPDFGIGLDTTIAYDVPGSQPHERVTALGKGAAIKIMDSSTICDARMVEFMKKSADKHKIKWQPEILQAGGTDTAGIQRMGKTGAIAGAISIPTRHIHQVIEMADKTDISSCIELLVVCLKEMDKHTWDFKN
- the pyk gene encoding pyruvate kinase — its product is MIPFNKTKIVATIGPASSSPEMLKQLMEAGVDVCRLNLSHGDYSVHRKVIEDIRSISRELNANISILVDLQGPKLRIGEVENNEMVLEAGQEIVFTSHECIGKNGKLYMNYQQFPQDVAIGDLVLIDDGKIQLRVISTNRLDEVHAIAESRGKISSRKGVNLPRTKISLPSLTAKDLDDLSFALEQNVDWIGLSFVRTAKDIVDLKAMIKRAGKKIRVIAKIEKPEALNEIDFIIRETDALMVARGDLGVELPMQEVPIIQKMLVNKCIQAAKPVIIATQMMETMITNYAPTRAEVNDVANSVMDGADAVMLSGETSVGQYPVKVVEYMRNIISTVEAKAYHYNRDIKPDITSSTFISDSACYNACVMASQVAAKAIVGMTRSGYTAYKVAAQRPLADILIFTDVPSLLNVLSLVWGVRGFYYDHRVSTDETIDELQQILKDKGYVTKGEIIINLASIPLSEQGRTNMIKLGRVK
- a CDS encoding IPExxxVDY family protein, which codes for MAKTIIKLKEEDNFDFLLIGIICQQKDYRLCRELNLKLDIRLQREEDYKVFNGKRMEDQEFSFFKYITPEEDEYYLVANRSSKGLLIPEQKQIDYFVIVRKGMSRIEEPLILAALKEIRMVLGVYKLEAKNLKSKENLVF
- the rnc gene encoding ribonuclease III is translated as MIFTSYIRNLFSKDKKFASSLRNLLGFYPGNTAVYHLAFRHRSTAEEHPSGIKLSNERLEYLGDAVLGAVIAEMLFKKFPFKEEGFLTEMRSRIVNREHLNRLAMKLGIDHFMTGNIDPGAKNRSAYGDAFEALIGAVYIDQGYDVTRKLILKRIVKHHIDLDEIEQLDANFKSKLINWAQRERKAVEFELLEEVENGGKRLLRVRLMIDGQELSRGEDYSKKRAEQIAAEKACTSLGLS
- the fabF gene encoding beta-ketoacyl-ACP synthase II produces the protein MQLKRVVVTGLGALTPLGNSVESYWNGLINGVSGAGMITKFDASKFKTRFACEVKGFDINDYFERKEGRKLDGFSHYALVVAEQAIVDSGINLETVNHDRVGVIWGSGIGGLKTFQDEVSAFAKGDGTPRFNPFFIPKMIADIASGHISIKYGFRGPNFTTVSACASSTNALIDAFTYIRLGKANIIISGGSESTVNETCVGGFNALQALSQRNDDPTTASRPFDLDRDGFVMGEGAGCLVLEELEHAKARGAKIYAELVGGGMSADAYHMTAPHPEGLGAANVMNAALEDAGMSTKDIDYVNVHGTSTPIGDPQEIKAIQTVFGEDAYRMNISSTKSMTGHLLGAAGAIEAIASIMAVVHGIIPPTINHFTDDPAFDPKLNLTFNKAQHRTVRAALSNTFGFGGHNASVIFRKYS
- a CDS encoding acyl carrier protein, which codes for MSDIASKVKAIIIDKLGVDEKEVTTEASFTNDLGADSLDTVELIMEFEKEFNIAIPDDQAEKISTVGQAIDYIEKNAK
- a CDS encoding inorganic phosphate transporter: MQLITLVIILALVFDFINGFHDAANSIATVVSTKVLSPLTAVIWAAAFNFLAYWIFELKVADTVAKTVNKENVTLLVVLSGVIAAIIWNLATWWGGIPSSSSHTLIGGFAGAGIANAGSFSAVQYEKVMPTIYFIVLAPVIGLVMSYIISVITINICKRFNPSKVDVVFRRLQLLSSAAYSLGHGGNDAQKVMGIIAAAMVSQGVIGDIKELPEWVPLACYTAIAAGTMIGGWKIVKTMGQKVTKLTPFEGFSAETAGALTLFGTQHFKIPVSTTHTITGAIIGVGVTKRVSAVRWGVTIQLIWAWVLTIPVSALLAAGIFYLLRMFMH